A window from Scheffersomyces stipitis CBS 6054 chromosome 7, complete sequence encodes these proteins:
- the RPS20 gene encoding 40S ribosomal protein S20 (go_component intracellular; ribosome~go_function structural constituent of ribosome~go_process protein biosynthesis), whose product MSAPINKEKVEQEQEQAIHKIRITLTSTKVKQLENVSANIIRNAVQNDIVKKGPVRMPTKVLKITTRKTPNGEGSKTWDTYEMRIHKRVIDLQAPAATVKKITQITIEPGVDVEVTIAA is encoded by the coding sequence ATGTCTGCTCCAatcaacaaggaaaaggtcgaacaagaacaagaacaagctATTCACAAGATTAGAATCACCTTGACTTCTACCAAGGTCAAGCAATTGGAAAACGTTTCTGCTAACATCATCAGAAACGCTGTCCAAAACGACATTGTCAAGAAGGGTCCTGTTAGAATGCCAACCAAGGTCTTGAAGATTACCACCAGAAAGACCCCTAACGGTGAAGGTTCCAAGACTTGGGACACTTACGAAATGAGAATCCACAAGAGAGTCATTGACTTGCAAGCCCCAGCTGCCACTGTCAAGAAGATCACTCAAATCACCATCGAACCAGGTGTGGATGTCGAAGTCACCATTGCTGCCTAA
- a CDS encoding predicted protein (go_function catalytic activity), whose protein sequence is MVFVLAARPRLLYVSSRQLHSFNKRLLSKTVSTKLLNISNSSTNNRNNSNNSNKNRNNSSNYTSFKGRNGSVALVSGVIIVGSYITFSSSNYYNLDTLPSHNGNNNGNPRLLTAAANDGKKYFSTSTSSMHQKNSISQQQHKEGVFLLNEEQVSAKLRQFEESYFVHRGRGVTRYDICQLPSNSPIEDDRAEEIVQVPILQENNIKTSTDWMFFGVFDGHGGWTTSSKLRDQLIGYIIHELGTIFKTASTEENLRYVPNSATIDQAIKNGFLKLDHELVNKNIEKLLNDNNKAKAAELLMPALSGSCALLSFYDTNSKTLKVAVTGDSRAILGSFKDNQWTVRQLSIDQTGSNPTEVARIISEHPDESKVIRNGRVLGSLEPTRAFGDCRYKLPASIQERIYKQFFGKRLPNHLQSPPYVTAEPVITTTKINPENNDFLVMASDGLYEMLTNEEIVGLVVKWMEKEKVIKPQKSFWNVFGSNENKLPEVSDVTNDKSSKKPIRKTKGSNGAFLLEDRNVSTHLIRNALSNGGSKEQTTMLISIPNPVSRRYRDDLTVTVVFFGEDVHGENEAGKLEINANATAGGIDSSKPKL, encoded by the exons ATGGTGTTTGTTCTAGCAGCGAGACCTCGGCTTCTCTATGTGTCCAGCAGACAGCTCCACAGTTTCAACAAGCGGTTGCTCTCGAAGACTGTGTCCACCAAGCTCTTGAA cattTCGAATAGCTCTACCAATAATCGTAACAATTCCAATAATAGCAATAAAAATCGCAACAATAGCTCCAATTACACCTCGTTCAAGGGACGTAACGGTAGTGTTGCTCTTGTTTCCGGCGTCATCATCGTAGGCTCGTACATCACCTTCTCTCTGTCTAACTACTACAACTTGGATACGTTACCTTCTCATAATGGCAACAATAACGGCAATCCTCGTTTGTTGACAGCTGCTGCAAATGATGGTAAAAAGTACTTCTCTACGTCGACGTCGTCCATGCACCAGAAAAACAGTATcagccaacaacaacacaAAGAAGGTGTCTTTCTCCTCAACGAAGAGCAGGTTTCGGCTAAATTGAGACAGTTTGAAGAGTCCTACTTCGTCCatagaggaagaggagTCACACGATACGATATTTGCCAATTGCCGTCAAATTCgccaattgaagatgaccGTGCTGAAGAGATTGTGCAAGTTCCAATTCTACAAGAGAATAACATTAAGACCTCAACAGACTGGATGTTCTTTGGAGTCTTTGACGGTCATGGCGGCTGGACAACCAGTAGCAAACTCCGCGACCAGTTGATCGGCTATATAATCCACGAATTGGGTACTATCTTCAAGACAGCCAGCACTGAAGAAAACTTACGCTATGTGCCAAACAGCGCTACTATAGACCAGGCCATCAAGAATGGttttttgaagttggacCACGAGTTGGTCAATAAGAACATcgagaagttgttgaatgaCAACAATAAAGCAAAAGCGGCCGAGTTGTTGATGCCGGCCTTGCTGGGCTCGTGTGCTTTGCTTTCTTTCTACGACACCAACTCCAAGACGTTGAAAGTAGCAGTAACAGGCGATTCCAGAGCCATATTGGGTTCCTTTAAGGACAACCAATGGACTGTTCGTCAATTGAGTATCGACCAGACAGGTTCTAATCCCACAGAAGTAGCCCGTATCATTAGTGAGCATCCTGATGAGTCCAAAGTAATTCGTAATGGTAGGGTTTTAGGATCGTTGGAGCCCACGCGTGCTTTTGGAGATTGTCGCTACAAACTTCCAGCATCCATACAAGAAAGGATCTACAAGCAGTTTTTTGGCAAAAGATTGCCTAATCACTTGCAATCACCACCGTATGTTACGGCTGAGCCGGTGATAACCACCACCAAGATCAATCCCGAGAACAACGACTTTCTTGTCATGGCTTCTGATGGACTCTACGAAATGTTGACCAACGAAGAGATTGTGGGCCTTGTAGTGAAATGGATGGAAAAGGAGAAGGTGATTAAGCCACAGAAGTCGTTCTGGAACGTTTTTGGCTCTAATGAGAATAAGTTGCCTGAAGTTTCAGACGTGACTAATGACAAATCGCTGAAGAAGCCGATTCGCAAGACTAAAGGATCCAACGGAGCTTTTCTTTTGGAAGACAGAAACGTTTCTACGCATTTGATCAGGAACGCCCTATCAAATGGAGGCTCGAAGGAACAGACCACCATGCTCATATCCATTCCAAACCCAGTATCTAGACGTTATAGAGATGATTTGACGGTGACAGTCGTTTTCTTTGGCGAAGATGTCCATGGCGAGAACGAGGCTGGCAAGTTAGAGATCAATGCCAATGCCACCGCTGGTGGTATCGATTCGTCCAAGCCCAAGTTGTAG
- the PEX19 gene encoding 40 kDa farnesylated protein associated with peroxisomes (go_component peroxisome) has translation MSSEKTTVPESQAPLPAENPTPDSVEEKTVPVGDAKTEQKAGSNVAAADDDLDDLDDLLDDFADDVLNKPPGSALAGAGGADTAGKKTADAPLNDEFKLNIEGLIKDLNIEDPETKDQFEDLVKQFEVNHRADIEAEEKKPYNFEYVMKETMERLKKSGETVDEKIKNDPSAANPEDMLSELLAGFGGAGGAGDMDMSKLLSDMLEQLSSKEVLYEPIKDLNTKLPGYLKENKGVINEVQYAKYSSQYDITGEILAVFDAPGYSDDQKDKREKVNSLLESLQEFGQPPVELVGEGGIPGLDGGLGGDGLDFNDKDLPKDLEKQLEDGCKQQ, from the exons ATGTCGAGCGAAAAGACAACAGTGCCAGAATCACAGGCTCCTCTCCCAGCTGAAAATCCTACCCCAGATTCTGTAGAGGAGAAGACAGTGCCAGTCGGCGACGCCAAAACTGAGCAAAAAGCTGGATCCAatgttgctgctgctgacGATGACTTGGATGACTTAGACGATCTCTTGGACGATTTTGCAGACGACGTGTTGAACAAGCCTCCTGGCTCTGCCCTTGCAGGAG CTGGAGGTGCCGATACTGCCGGAAAGAAAACTGCTGATGCTCCATTGAATGACGAGTTCAAGCTCAATATCGAGGGCTTGATTAAAGACTTGAACATTGAAGACCCTGAGACGAAAGACCAGTTCGAAGACTTGGTGAAGCAGTTTGAAGTCAACCACAGAGCTGATATCGAGGCTGAGGAAAAGAAGCCGTACAACTTCGAGTATGTGATGAAGGAAACCATGGAGAGATTAAAAAAATCGGGTGAAACAGTTGatgaaaagatcaaaaacGATCCTTCTGCTGCTAATCCGGAAGATATGTTATCAGAATTGTTGGCTGGCTTTGGAGGAGCCGGTGGAGCTGGCGATATGGATatgtccaagttgttgtctGATATGTTGGAACAGTTGTCGTCCAAGGAGGTGTTATATGAACCTATAAAAGACCTCAATACAAAGCTTCCAGGCTATTTGAAGGAGAACAAGGGTGTGATAAACGAAGTCCAGTACGCTAAGTACTCCAGCCAGTACGATATCACAGGTGAGATATTGGCTGTCTTTGATGCTCCAGGGTATTCCGACGACCAAAAAGACAAGAGAGAGAAAGTCAACTCGTTGTTGGAATCGTTGCAAGAGTTCGGCCAGCCCCCAGTCGAATTGGTGGGTGAAGGTGGTATCCCAGGCTTGGATGGAGGTTTGGGAGGAGATGGTCTTGACTTCAACGACAAGGACTTGCCAAAGGACTTGGAGAAGCAGTTGGAAGACGGATGTAAACAGCAATAG
- the AFG2 gene encoding AAA+-type ATPase (go_function ATP binding) codes for MSSKQSSKKKSAGTPTQPTPSKKVKIPKQFIVRPNSNSSTKSLSRAYLNSEIFQALEFTNGTLLFVSRADSGAPGVLVSVYYDDTILDKNIITVSSNMRNLGGLLLGDRVQFSRYLQQPEYAKSVSLAIEGFNEDSFSDETINYIRKTLDETGIIFPGLKISISLPQEGSEEKTTQLSIVDINRGEDLEKALSKLQISADDIDDENDDDCFSQVGTVSPAFLFQRSKTSVIKSVEDQPSRSKYPNLPVQIGYANIGGLSKQVALLQSTVELPLNNPTLFSDFGISPPRGILLHGPPGTGKTMLLRCVASETNAHILTINGPSIVSKYLGETENAIRDIFIEARKYQPSIIFMDEIDSLVPSRNSDDSGETESRVVATLLTMMDGMGDSGRIVVVAATNRPNSIDAALRRPGRFDQEVEIGIPDVDARTDILLKQFAKMNASKCDLSEDDITLVASKTHGYVGADLTALCREAVMKAIGRGLKAGIAQTQLKVNLQDLTEALPEIRPSAMREIFLEMPKVFWSDIGGQHELKQKLMEVVQLPLEAADSFKALGVSAPKGVLLYGPPGCSKTLTAKALATESGLNFLAVKGPEIFNKYVGESERAIREIFRKARAAAPSIIFFDEIDAISGDRESASTSASQHVLTSLLNEIDGVEELKGVVIVAATNKPTEIDPALLRPGRLDRHIYVAPPDYEARLQILKNGSKKFNIVPEDVDLSELALLTDGCSGAEVALVCQEAGLAAVMESRNASTVQKKHFEHALKGISKGITSDMIRYYEEFANRGGLNVKT; via the coding sequence ATGTCGTCAAAGCAGCTGTCAAAGAAAAAACTGGCTGGAACTCCGACACAGCCAACTCCTTCCAAAAAGGTCAAAATTCCCAAACAGTTTATAGTGCGACCTAACTCTAACAGTTCCACGAAATCATTATCGAGAGCATACTTGAATTCTGAGATTTTCCAAGCGTTAGAGTTTACCAATGGGACTCTTTTGTTTGTTTCCCGAGCAGATAGTGGTGCCCCGGGAGTTTTGGTATCAGTTTACTATGACGATACTATCCTAGACAAGAATATCATTACTGTTTCTAGTAACATGAGAAACTTGGGAGGGTTGCTCTTGGGAGACCGTGTGCAATTCTCGAGATATTTGCAGCAACCGGAGTATGCTAAATCGGTTTCGCTAGCCATAGAAGGGTTCAACGAAGATCTGTTTTCTGACGAAACGATAAATTATATTCGCAAAACTCTTGACGAGACTGGAATCATCTTTCCAGGATTGAAGATATCCATCAGCCTACCACAAGAAGGTTccgaagaaaagacaacaCAATTGCTGATTGTAGATATCAACAGAggtgaagatttggaaaaggcTCTTCTGAAGTTGCAAATTTCTGCAGATGATatagatgatgaaaatgatgatgattGCTTCTCTCAGGTAGGAACTGTTTCGCCAGCATTTTTGtttcaaagaagcaaaacTAGTGTTATTAAAAGTGTAGAAGACCAGCCTTCACGTTCCAAATATCCTAATTTGCCGGTACAGATTGGCTATGCCAACATTGGTGGTCTTTCGAAACAAGTTGCTTTATTGCAGTCTACCGTAGAATTGCCGTTGAACAATCCTACACTTTTTTCAGACTTTGGCATCTCTCCTCCTCGTGGTATACTTTTGCACGGGCCACCGGGGACAGGTAAGACCATGCTCTTGAGATGTGTTGCCAGCGAAACCAATGCCCACATTCTTACAATCAATGGACCCTCAATAGTGTCCAAGTATCTTGGAGAAACCGAAAATGCCATCAGAGACATCTTTATAGAAGCCCGTAAGTACCAACCGTCGATTATCTTTATGGATGAAATAGACTCATTGGTGCCCAGTAGAAACTCAGATGATAGTGGTGAAACGGAGTCTAGAGTTGTTGCTACTCTATTGACGATGATGGACGGGATGGGCGATTCAGGTCGAATTGTAGTTGTGGCCGCGACTAATCGTCCCAATTCCATCGATGCCGCCTTGCGAAGACCTGGAagatttgatcaagaagtagaaatcGGCATTCCGGATGTGGATGCAAGGACGGACATCTTGCTCAAGCAGTTTGCCAAGATGAATGCTTCCAAATGTGATTTATCAGAAGACGATATCACCTTGGTAGCTTCTAAGACTCATGGTTATGTAGGGGCTGATCTTACTGCGTTATGCAGAGAAGCCGTCATGAAGGCTATTGGCCGTGGATTGAAGGCTGGAATCGCGCAGACTCAACTCAAGGTCAATTTGCAAGACTTGACAGAAGCTTTGCCAGAAATTAGGCCTTCAGCCATGAGAGAAATCTTCTTAGAAATGCCCAAAGTATTCTGGTCCGACATTGGGGGTCAACATGAGTTGAAACAGAAGCTCATGGAAGTAGTGCAACTTCCACTAGAGGCTGCAGACAGTTTCAAAGCTCTTGGAGTGCTGGCTCCAAAAGGAGTTTTGCTCTACGGACCCCCTGGCTGTTCCAAGACGCTAACTGCTAAAGCTCTCGCAACCGAGTCAGgcttgaacttcttggctGTAAAGGGTCCCGAGATCTTCAATAAGTATGTTGGAGAATCGGAACGGGCCATCCGGGAAATCTTCAGAAAAGCTAGAGCAGCCGCTCCGTcaatcattttctttgacGAAATAGATGCCATTTCTGGAGATCGTGAGTCggcttcaacttctgcttCACAGCATGTCTTAACTTCGTTGTTGAACGAAATAGACGGTgtagaagagttgaaagGGGTCGTCATTGTAGCTGCTACCAATAAACCAACAGAAATTGATCCAGCATTGTTGAGACCCGGTAGACTAGACCGTCACATATATGTGGCTCCTCCCGACTACGAGGCCCGTCTtcagatcttgaagaatggGTCTaagaagttcaacatcGTTCCCGAGGATGTTGACTTGCTGGAGCTTGCTCTACTCACTGACGGATGCTCTGGTGCAGAAGTAGCTCTTGTATGCCAAGAAGCTGGTCTTGCGGCTGTAATGGAGAGCAGAAATGCCAGCACAGTCCAAAAGAAACATTTCGAACATGCTTTGAAGGGCATTTCCAAGGGTATCACTCTGGATATGATTCGTTACTACGAGGAATTCGCCAATAGGGGAGGCTTGAATGTGAAGACATAA
- a CDS encoding predicted protein (go_function nucleic acid binding; helicase activity; ATP binding), producing the protein MSVDSGAEDDALRSILDPHTRTNFREDFGEDFAAQDQELLNSYVAPSDHVTWEIQRSVQTVPQVDKQKVHRLLLKSPERMRRTSYRLKRNILFGQVTGYKEELRQADIDNAKAENSMSVNRKYTTKLEALRGRSSYLPFNPGGIIGDLKEVKPIVKTKRSHRDQYGLLDRPPDLSRGLKLDESQQNQQIESLAESIDSLKMLNEVNDLDDEGTKQSSQEQPSSQVFPVPFVAAEIEGIVVPDFVAINAASKAKRKQKSWAHVVDLDHTIDNFHELIPNMARTWPFELDTFQKEAVYHLEKGDSVFVAAHTSAGKTVVAEYAIAMASRNLTRTIYTSPIKALSNQKFRDFKETFKDTDVGLITGDVQINPGANCLIMTTEVLRSMLYRGADIIRDVEFVIFDEVHYVNDIDRGVVWEEVIIMLPDHIKYILLSATVPNTFEFANWVGRTKEKDIYVISTPKRPVPLEIFISAKDNMFKVVDSHRVFSEDEFKKHKEHLENSKKKPGLPKASMGSGTRGGPGGSARGGNRGGRGGQSANRGRGNLVTRAGGRFFAQDGPNKGTWLNLVQYLKKSNLLPCVAFVFSKKKCEEYADSLTSVDLCTAREKSEIHMFIDKSLFRLKKEDRELPQILKIREMLSRGIAVHHGGLLPIVKECIEILFAKTLVKVLFATETFAMGLNLPTRTVVFSSLRKNDGRSFRNLLPGEFTQMSGRAGRRGIDATGTVIVMAYNDPLSPVDFKEITLGTPTKLQSQFRLTYNMILNLLRIEALPVEEMIKHSFSENSTQVLLPENQKKVDKLLLQSHSLKLTPCEECDLEGIQETYDLMKSYEVLYGQLTALIHEVSASKLQILKSGRLVFFRDNNKVVRMGAIVKSDNSTDSVSIITFDHGKPFEEDSAMFKLPFVPIYEYRLMNFKKIIFNGNLRVESVPYESICFICGYAIMANIFQVLQNEEKAVSEFKEQINSILEFQNEIEEVSFGLMNKLSLYESLAGKRNIYEQLCKTTSWECSNFKSHYVEIHEKNKLEVEIASLQSMISDENLELLPDYAQRLQVLETMGFIDEQQNVVLKGRVACEINSGWELVVTELVLDNFLGDFEPEEIVALLSCFVYEGRTNEEEPPLINGRLERGKTRILELTEKLLDVYGEHQVSLTSEEEEFLDRKRFALTNVVFEWARGLSFNEVMQISPEAEGTIVRVITRLDEVCREVRNAALIVGDSTLSQKMSVAQEKIKRDIVFCASLYL; encoded by the exons ATGTCGGTCGATTCTGGGGCTGAAGACGATGCACTTAGATCAATTCTAGACCCGCACACTCGAACTAATTTCCGGGAGGATTTTGGGGAGGATTTTGCAGCTCAGGATCAggagttgttgaatctGTACGTCGCTCCTTCTGACCATGTCACTTGGGAAATTCAAAGACTGGTGCAGACGGTTCCTCAAGTCGACAAACAGAAAGTACACAGGCTACTTCTAAAATCACCGGAAAGAATGAGGCGAACGTCGTATCGGTTAAAGCGAAATATCTTGTTTGGACAAGTTACGGGATATAAGGAAGAACTTAGACAAGCAGATATAGACAACGCTAAAGCTGAAAACTCGATGTCGGTGAATAGAAAGTATACCACGAAGTTGGAGGCGCTCAGAGGTCGTAGTTCGTATTTGCCATTTAATCCCGGTGGGATCATTGGTGATTTGAAGGAAGTAAAACCTATAGTCAAGACGAAGCGCCTGCACCGAGACCAGTACGGTCTCTTAGATCGTCCACCAGATTTATCTCGAGGGTTGAAGTTGGATGAAAgtcaacaaaatcaacaaataGAGTCTCTTGCCGAGTCGATTGATAGcttgaaaatgttgaacGAAGTTAATGACTTAGATGACGAAGGAACCAAG CAATCATCTCAAGAACAGCCCTCATCACAAGTATTTCCAGTACCTTTTGTAGCAGCTGAGATTGAAGGCATTGTAGTTCCCGACTTTGTAGCAATTAATGCTGCTTCAAAAGCTAAGAGGAAACAAAAGTCCTGGGCTCATGTAGTTGATTTGGACCACACCATTGACAACTTCCACGAACTTATACCTAATATGGCCCGAACGTGGCCGTTTGAATTGGACACTTTCCAGAAGGAAGCCGTGTACCACTTAGAAAAAGGCGACTCCGTATTTGTAGCAGCACATACCTCTGCTGGTAAGACGGTTGTAGCTGAGTATGCCATAGCTATGGCCAGCCGTAATTTGACGAGGACCATATATACATCGCCTATCAAGGCACTTTCCAATCAGAAGTTCCGAGACTTTAAGGAAACGTTTAAAGATACAGACGTAGGCTTGATTACTGGAGATGTACAGATCAACCCGGGAGCCAACTGTTTGATCATGACAACAGAAGTCTTACGGTCGATGTTGTACCGAGGTGCCGATATCATTCGAGACGTGGAGTTTGTTATTTTCGATGAGGTCCATTACGTCAACGATATCGATCGTGGTGTGGTATGGGAAGAAGTCATCATCATGTTGCCAGACCACATCAAGTATATCCTATTGTCTGCTACGGTTCCCAATACGTTTGAATTTGCCAATTGGGTTGGGCGAACCAAAGAGAAGGATATATATGTCATTTCAACGCCAAAGAGACCTGTTCCCTTGGAGATCTTCATTTCGGCCAAAGACAATATGTTCAAAGTTGTGGATTCTCACAGAGTATTTAGTGAAGAtgagttcaagaaacatAAAGAGCACCTTGAAAACAGCAAGAAAAAGCCGGGACTACCTAAAGCTTCTATGGGATCTGGTACACGTGGAGGTCCAGGTGGGTCTGCCAGAGGTGGAAATCGAGGAGGAAGAG GTGGACAATCAGCTAATAGAGGCAGAGGTAACCTTGTCACGCGAGCAGGGGGCAGGTTCTTTGCCCAGGATGGCCCCAATAAGGGTACCTGGCTCAATCTTGTACAATATCTCAAGAAGTCCAATTTGTTGCCTTGCGTGGCTTTCgtattctccaagaagaaatgcGAAGAATACGCTGATAGTTTGACTAGCGTTGACTTATGTACAGCCAGAGAGAAATCGGAAATCCACATGTTCATAGACAAGTCTCTATTTCGTTTGAAAAAGGAAGATCGGGAGTTACCGCAGATTCTTAAGATCAGAGAAATGTTGAGCCGAGGAATTGCTGTCCATCACGGAGGATTACTTCCTATAGTCAAGGAATGCATTGAAATTCTTTTTGCGAAGACTTTGGTCAAGGTTTTGTTTGCAACAGAGACATTTGCCATGGGTTTGAACTTGCCTACTAGAACAGTTGTATTTAGTTCGCTCCGTAAGAACGATGGTAGAAGCTTCAGAAACTTATTGCCAGGAGAATTCACTCAAATGTCAGGTAGAGCAGGTAGAAGAGGGATAGATGCCACCGGTACAGTTATAGTCATGGCCTACAACGATCCACTCTCACCTGTAGACTTCAAGGAGATTACATTGGGTACACCAACGAAGTTGCAATCGCAGTTCAGATTGACATATAATATGATCTTGAATCTACTCAGAATAGAGGCCTTGCCAGTTGAGGAAATGATTAAACATTCGTTTAGCGAAAACTCAACCCAGGTTCTCCTCCCTGAAAACCAGAAAAAAGTAGATAAGTTGTTACTCCAACTGCattcgttgaagttgaccCCGTGCGAAGAGTGTGACCTCGAAGGAATCCAAGAAACCTACgacttgatgaagtcaTATGAAGTGTTGTATGGCCAATTAACTGCACTCATCCATGAAGTGAGTGCGTCTAAACTTcagatcttgaagtctgGTAGACTAGTTTTCttcagagacaacaacaaagtTGTGAGAATGGGAGCGATCGTCAAATCAGACAATTCTACCGACTCCGTCTCAATTATCACGTTTGATCACGGGAAgccatttgaagaagatagtGCCATGTTCAAGCTTCCTTTTGTTCCAATTTATGAGTATAGATTGATGAACTTTAAGAAGATTATTTTCAACGGCAACTTGCGAGTCGAATCGGTGCCATATGAGAGCATCTGTTTTATTTGTGGGTATGCCATAATGGCGAACATCTTCCAGGTGTTGCAGAACGAAGAAAAAGCAGTCAGCGAGTTCAAAGAGCAGATCAattctattcttgaattccaaaatgaaatagaagagGTTTCGTTCGGATTGATGAACAAACTTTCGTTGTATGAAAGTTTAGCAGGGAAGAGAAATATTTATGAGCAGTTGTGTAAGACTACATCATGGGAATGTTCCAATTTCAAGAGCCATTATGTGGAGATTCAcgaaaagaacaaattgGAGGTTGAGATTGCATCTTTGCAAAGTATGATCTCGGACGAGAACTTGGAATTGCTTCCTGACTACGCCCAACGTTTGCAGGTTTTGGAAACAATGGGTTTCATAGATGAACAGCAAAATGTGGTATTGAAGGGCAGAGTCGCCTGTGAAATCAACTCTGGTTGGGAACTTGTAGTCACAGAATTGGTTTTGGATAACTTCCTTGGAGATTTCgaaccagaagagattgttgCATTGCTTTCGTGTTTCGTCTATGAAGGTCGTACTAATGAAGAGGAGCCACCATTGATAAACGGACGATTAGAAAGAGGCAAAACAAGAATTTTGGAACTAACCGAGAAGTTGTTAGATGTGTACGGAGAACATCAAGTGTCTTTgacttctgaagaagaagaattcttggATAGAAAGAGATTTGCCTTGACCAATGTGGTGTTTGAGTGGGCAAGAGGTCTTTCATTCAACGAGGTCATGCAAATCAGCCCAGAAGCAGAAGGTACCATTGTTAGAGTCATCACCAGATTGGATGAAGTCTGTCGTGAAGTCAGGAATGCTGCTTTAATAGTTGGTGATTCAACATTGTCCCAAAAGATGAGCGTCGCCCAAGAGAAGATAAAGAGAGATATTGTCTTCTGTGCGTCGTTGTACTTGTAG
- a CDS encoding predicted protein (go_function ubiquitin conjugating enzyme activity~go_process protein modification; ubiquitin cycle): protein MSLCKTRLQEERKQWRKDHPFGFFAKPCKAPDGSLDLTQWTAGIPGKAGTLWEDAVYPITISFPEEYPSKPPKVKFPANFYHPNVYPSGTICLSILNEEQDWRPAITLKQIVLGIQELLDTPNPDSPAQEPAWKAFSKDRTMYDKKVKEQAKRYVNAG, encoded by the coding sequence ATGTCGCTCTGTAAGACGCGtttacaagaagaaagaaaacagtGGAGAAAAGATCACCCCTTCGGCTTCTTTGCCAAACCATGTAAGGCTCCAGATGGGTCTTTAGACTTGACTCAATGGACAGCTGGAATTCCAGGAAAAGCTGGCACCTTGTGGGAAGACGCAGTTTATCCGATTACTATCAGTTTTCCCGAGGAGTATCCGTCAAAGCCTCCCAAGGTAAAGTTTCCAGCCAACTTCTACCATCCCAATGTGTATCCAAGTGGGACCATCTGCTTGTCGATTTTGAATGAAGAACAGGACTGGAGACCTGCCATCACGTTGAAACAGATTGTATTGGGAATACAAGAGCTTTTGGATACGCCTAATCCTGATTCTCCTGCTCAGGAACCAGCTTGGAAGGCTTTCAGTAAGGATAGGACCATGTATGATAAAAAGGTCAAGGAGCAAGCCAAAAGGTATGTGAATGCcggatga